ATTGATGAGACAGTTCAGACCCTCCTCTTGAACGAGCTGTTCCACCTCAGATGCGGCTCTGTCTATACTCGCCTGACTGATAACATCTAGTAACAGAAAAGTCCACGATTAACATTTCAGAGTGAGGTAAACTTgaactaattttaaataaaagctaCCTCCAGACAAGAGAGTGCTTCTAATGTACTTACCAAGTTTTACAATGTGTATGATTTGATGCTCTGCTGCAAGCTTTTGCAGTTCCTATGAAGCAAAAAGGTATTTctcaatcaaatcaaatggtagGCTATATGACGGGTTTTCAAAAGGTGATCCTTGTCCCCTAAGGGGTCCATGGCATTACTGAAGGGGTTCCTCCAATTATTGTTCGATCTTCAACAAACTTTTGTTAGTTACATGTTAAATAACGAAAATTACGTTAACTTCAACTACCAGGGTCGGATTAACCATATGTGCAATTAGACatgtgcccaggggcaccacgtCCAGGTGGGCACCACACAACAGTATTTCTTAAATTCCCTAAAGTCCTTTTTATTTCAGCGGTTATTAAAGGTTTCCAGGATTAATCAGGTGTAAATTATAGTCCGGTGTTCTGGACCGCTACCGTAGCAACTATAGTGTTAATCTATAAAATATGGAATGTATCACATGAGTCAAATGGCGTTtggaatgaaggtgagtaaacaatCTCAGAATAGTTGGTGAGCCATCCCTGTTcatattttattgcatattttattatttaacaaaaaGATGATTATACTATTGTTGTATATTATTTGTAACAATTAGTACTTTATTTATAACTCCAATAGCATTCAGGCTGCACACTAGCAGTGTGTTCTTATGATCATTATAGAGTCTTTGCCATTTAAGCGTCATAAagtatgaaaataaatacattcatatatacacaTGTTATTATATTCCAGGATTGACAGGGGTTCTTCTTCAATTTCTTTATTAATCGACAGGTCCATGGCCTGGAAAAGGTCGCAAACCCTTGGTGTATGAAAAGAAGTTTGCCATCCATGCACAGTGGACAGTATTAGACTAAGTAAAGCTTATTACTGTATGTGCACCTGGTATAGGCCTACTGCAAACGAGATCTTTCAAATTGTTCTATAATATTTCAATAGCACACTAAAGTCTTTTCACGCTTTACTTCTACATTGTCTGACATTACCTTGGCTCCTTCAGGATTCTGAGCGGTAGCGATTATCTTCCCGGGAGAAAAGCCTCCAGTTGCCAGGCTCTTAACTATTTGCAGACCAAGACCTCGGCTAGCACCGGTAACCATTACATTAGGGCAGTTTTTAAATGCATGAGCCATTTTGTGATTACTCGAGATAGGTTTTGAATTCTGGATGGGGTAACACAAGTTAAATGACACACTACTGATGACAGTATCGTCTTTCACAAGAGCCACGTGATCCGAGAATCAGCGGTCTATTGCGTCACATGATCCTCAAATGAAAAACTCCCCTGTGTATGCGCTTCATTTCTTTGTATTAAacggtatagttcacccaaaatgaaaatgctctcataatttactcatcctcatgccatccatttcttctgctgaacacaaatgaagattttttgaaaaacatctcagctcttttggtccattcaatgcaagtgaatataagcaatttttgaagctccaaaaagtacatcaatgtagcataaaagtaatcaattctctagtaagatctttgatattagggcaagaATCATACTCTTGATctgaatttttgtattatttttctgtaaaaatatccaaaaatcctTAATTTTCCaaatttgttttagaaacaaataagatatttaggatttttttaagagaatatattttaaatgtggtttgTTTTTTGTCCTACTGTACAGGCAgatttttaaagtcaaaacaatTGAAGAAATCTACCATTGCTGAAaaagtaattcaaagtatttagatAACATttctgatcttgagtaatctaatgaaaaacattacaaatgacatgctACACCAACAATTCTATAATCTGTagcaattttcctggcttgtatatcTAATGCGTATTCTCGAGTTGACAGACGATGTCTGTttctaaaaggcgattggctcttttacctgtaaggcgggacttcctttctacatccattgaccgttggcCGCAGGAGGTCCATGGTTggccattccaatttctcccattcattttaaaagaagtGGCCAATCTCTCATAAATAAATAGTCTCTGCTTAAACCAAGTTACCAGATTGAATGTAGTggtttaatttttgtaagggattcTGTAGTAAGATCATATGATCcacataatttttaaatgtttagcaCACAAGCTTCACAAAAGGATCACAAACATGTGAGGTTTCATTGAGCTCACCTTTATTCATTCGTTTATTGTTTAAGTTGCAGGAGGTATACCACATGtgacattttataattaaattgtttttggCAAATGGCAATTCTGAAAAACTTGGAAAATTGTATTAACATCTTGATTTAATTTAGGAATTAAATAATctgtaatacaaatatatatatctttaacaGTGTTTCAATAGACAGTGAACTTgatcacacagtttttttttgtgcaattcaAAACATAGTGCCCATAACCAGTTCATGACACTCTTAGGCAGAGCCAGTTCAGAAAGGAGACTGAATCACTGGATccatacacaaaacaaacagcacTAAACATGCAAAGCTTTTCTTAAAGCATTGATTAACTACTGAAATATCAGTTACAATACATGTTCAAGGAGGTTTTAATTCCAAAATGAATCCTAATTATACTTTGCCCATATATGAAAATGACTGTTAATCCACATCATTATATAACATTTAACAGATCAGGTTAAATTTCAAGAGCCAGGACAAAATTGCAGAACATTCCTCTTGGTCCTCAAAATTAGTGTGTATGCTGTTTATAACATGATTTGTGTGTGACCTTATTGATTGGGCAGTCACACAGCAAGATAACTACAATAAATTACACAAGAACACATCTAGAGCACACACTGTGTGTAATCATTCATCACTACTAGTGTGTACATATCAACTTACAACTCAGGATGGATCAAGTGCCTTGTTGTCATAAATATAGCCAAGAACAATATTTCCCTACTCAAGAAGACCTTTGATGTTAAATCATTAGATGGATAAGAGTGTAATAACTCTGGCACCTCTGGgttaaattacattataaatcCATTACAGTCCTTCAAGGACTTTACAATTGGTATATAAACGAAATCTGATTGATTCATTTTAGTCATTTCTTTATTTGGGTTTAAATAGTTTAGTCTGACTATTGTTTTAGAGAGTttctaaataaaagcaaaaacttGATTTATGCATGCCGTCAATATGCATATTTAGGACCATAAAATTGTTCTTATCGGTTTTACCTCAGGAAATACATAAGTCATATTTAAAGCTTGTTATTATTTTGGAATTTCAAAGCAAGAATCCTGTCTTAGTTCCTTAAGTGGCTTTAATTTACAGTCACATGTCAGCCTTATAATGCCAAATCAAGTGAACTGGAAGACTACATATTAGCCCTATTTCACATCTGGTCCTAAAAGAGCGCCAGAACTTCAAATcatgtaaattactttttgctTGTGCAACTCTAATTACCCCTGTACCTGCTGCAACTACACTCACGGGACCTCTACTTTATTTGGTGACAGCATGGATGGCATGTGCTAAATAGCCCACATTTCCAGAGGTCACACCAGCCATGGAGATCCGACCGTCTTTCGTCATATATATAGAGAATTCTTTAATCAAACGCTCCACCTGACAAAGAGACATAAAGAAGACAAGTGAGTAATAGGTTATAGTGCAACAAAGATATGATGTAGAGACCTCAACAGAGTATGGGCTTATCAGTAATATTAAGAAAACACTTTCACTTGACTTGCCTGCTCTGGTTTGAGCCCTGTGAAACAGAACATGCCAATCTGGTCTGTGACATGCTGCCAGTTTTGAGTGGAGCCCTCCTTTTTCAGATTAGATGCAAGCATTTCCCTCATCTTGATGATGCGGTTTGCCATGTCTTTCACCTCTATAAGCCTACCAGATAAACAGTCAAGCAACATTCTGTAGAACTCATCACAGGCTAGCTGGAAACAGTGTCATGTATTTTTGAGATCAGGAAATGACCCGAGCTGGATTCAAACTAATGTCACCTGCATACAAGTGCTACTGCCTGCCCATTTTTTTGCATTACCTTTATTAAAAATACGATATATTTTTGTCTCATATCAATGGAAAAATTTTCCTGTTTTTTCCTTGCTTAATTGTGACAAAAAGGTCACGGGTCACAAGATGACTGCCAATTTCTACCTGCATTTGGTGCATGGCGAGTGTTAATCTTAAACCCTGGTAACAGGTCTTACTCTTGGCACTCACCACTCTTTGTAGAGATCAGGTGTGCTGAGAATAGCGGAAGCGATACGTGCTCCATTCATGGGGGGGTTGGAGTAGATGGGCCTTATGAGAATTTTCAGCTGGGACTCCACACGCTTTGCCTCTTCAGCATCCTTACAGACCACAGTGAACCCTCCTACACGCTCACCTGATCACAAAATGCAAAGATACAGAGCATTGATATAGCTAACGCCATACGAGTAGCATTTGAACATACAGTACTTcatgaaataaacatttcacacttATTTTAGATAAGTTTATTACTTGGATAACATAATTGTATTGTGATACTTActtatttataacaatattatgGTATTGTAAAGTAATATAGGTAACTTTGACACGTCTCTttgaaatacttgattctgattggttaattaCAGCATACTGTGGTCAAATAAATTTGTACAACAATCAACAGTAAAAttgcctgcctaatattgtgtatatccccgtcgtgccgccaaaacagcaccaaccccttacagagcggttatctgagttactgtagactttgtacatttgaaccagtctggccattctctgttgacctctctcatcaacaaggcatttctgtccgcataactgccgctcactggatgtttttttgtttttggcaccattcggattatttatctagagactgttgtgtgtgaaaatcccaggagatcagcagttacagaaatacttaaaaccagcctgtctgacaccaacaatcatccatgtgattatctaatcagccaaacttgtggcagcagtgcataaaatcaagcagatacaggtcatgagcttcagttaatgttcacatcaaccatcagaatggggaaaaacgtgatctcagtgatttagactgtggcatgatttttggagccagatgggctggtttgagtatttctgtaactgctgatctcctgtgattttcatacacaacagtctctagaatttactcagaatggttccaaaaacaaaaaacatccagtgagcagcagttctgcggacagaaatgccttgttgatgagagaggtcaacagagaatagccagattggttcaaactgacaaagtctacgataactcagataatcgctcagcgcaactgtggtgagaagaatgatattctgagatgcgggttggcactgttttggcggcacgagggggacgtacacaatatttggcacgtggttttaatgttgtggcagattGGTGTATAATGACTGCTAAACTACAAATTATTGTCATAGGCAACCATTATTTTCTACATAACTGTGCTAGTTCTAGGTCTCCCAAATCAACATTTCATGTTcacttttatttacttatttaataagTAGCTGTTTATtaagtggaataatgtacaattaGCCAGTCATTATTCTGTGACttgtaaaatagttttttctctgagaatgactggctgactgtacattatcccttttAAAAAAATACCACTACACAAATTTTATGCTCACCGTACAGCCCCATGTTCTTAGCAAAAGACTGGGACAGTAGAATGTTATGGCCCTGCTCAATGAAATAACGCACAGCCCAAGCATCACGATCAATGTCGCCACTGGCAAATCCCTGGTAAGCCATGTCAAAAAACACCAGGAGATTCCTTTTCTGTTGAGAAATGAGAGCGGAGAAACTTATTATTGCTTAAAATTAATTCTTTTGAGACAGTCCTTCTTTTTTCTGTCCAAATGATTACAAACAGAGAGAAGTCACAGAAAGACTTCCCAAATATATGCCACTTCACCCAAGTAACTTTTCTTAGGTCTGCGTTCAGCAGGCTCAAAGACTTGAATTTAATGTCAAAACCAGTTACCTTGATCAGACCAGCCATTTCCTTCCACTGCTCAGGCTTTGGGTCCACTCCTGTGGGATTGTGGGCACACGCATGCAGAACCATCACACTCTTCTCAGGGATTTTCTGATAAAGATTGGAACACCATAATCATTCAACAAAATATTTGAGGACAATGATCAATAAAACAGTATGCAAGAGACCTACATTCACtacttaaacaaaaaacaaaagcacaaaaaaaaaaaattcatgatCTTACTGAAATATCGTCCAGGGCTCCTTTGAAGTCAAAGCCACAGGTTTTTGGGTCATAGTAGGTGTAAGCCTTTAGCTGCATGCCTGCATCTCTGAAGATAGGGGTGTGGTTTCCCCAGGAGGGTTTGGGCAGGTACACATCCCGGGTCACATTGTGGAATCGGGACTGGTCAAGAGGACATGTGAGAGTGAGGGTACTTGGTGAGTAATATTTCTTCCTTAACCAGACAACAATTACAGCCACATAAAATCCAAACGGTGTTGTGAATTATTTGCATTCAACAGCTTTTAATGGCATACCAAAAAGTTAGCACCAACACGTAGAGATCCAGTTCCTGAAATAGTCTGGACAGTAATGCTctgtgtgcaaagagaactggCAATTAATAACACAATCTCTGGAAAAGACTTCCAAAAAGTTTAGCTTTGAAGTACTTACTCTTCCACTCTTTAAGACCTCATTATCAGGACCAAGAGCCAGCTGAGCACAGGCCTTTGAAAAGTCTGCCAAACCTCCAATAGGAAGGTACTCTTTATCCAGCATCTTAGCAGCAATCTGGGCCTCAGCCTGAGAATACCAAAATCTGTCATTTGATTTATGCAAGGATTAGATGCTTCAAATGTTATTTGGATGACTAGAAATGGATATCATTTTGGACAATTGCTCTTTTAAATGTAGGTCAGCTATAAAGCTAGAAAATAAAATAGTATGCCCAGTGTGACTAAGGGTTTCAAGGAAATCTATCTACCAGGAAATGTTTGTCATATCATAACAAAAGGTTCGTCCATTGTTAAATTGTAAGGTAGAAGGATAAGCTATTTAAGGTGGCACCTTGCGGACACTGTTGAGGACATATGGCTTGCCCTGGTCATCTCGATAAGCTCCCACTCCGAGGTTCATCTTCTTAGGGTTGGTGTCACGTTTGAAAGCCTCTGTGACCCCAAGGATGGGATCAGGGGGTCCCATCTGCACCTCTGTCCACCATGagctatgtaaaaaaaattatgctctCAATAGTTCATTTAAAAGCAAGGGTAAGTAAAAGTAAGCTGCCTAAAATAGCTAGCTATAAATGCACATTGCCATAGCACTGACCAGGACAGTGGAGAGGTTGAATGTTCACAACTTTCATTGTTACATATGCCTTTTAAGCATCTGAGCTCAAACCCTTCCGTACCAGATTTCAATAGCTGTGATGCCAAAGGAATTTGTAACAGTTCAGGATTTTTGATATTAGTAATAAACTGATATAGCAGATAAAATAGCAGACTAATATAGATCAGATAACCGGTACTTGGCCACTGTGAGATTATCAGCATAGGACAACAACTGTGCCCACTTTGCAAGTTGGACGACAATTAACAAATTGGTCATTCGCCTAGTCAATTAAAAAATCTAGGCAGTACACATTTTCAGTTTTCATAAATTTAGGTGAATTTGGAGTAAATAGTGTGTAAAATAAAAGTTCAAGCATTTAAAGGAATGGATCACTCAAATTTACCTCAAAAATTCCATTCCAGACGTgtaagacttactttcttctacaaaacacaacatttctTAGAAGAAatagctctgtagatccatacaatgcaagtgaatggtgactccagtggtttaatctgtgtcttccactctgttttgggtgagaacagaccaaaatataactcctttttcactacacatcttgacatcagcagtctctttagcgatcatgatttcaagctcaattacacttcctagtgctatCTAGAGGTAAGCGTATGCAccaaacactaggaagtgtaatcgagcctgACAGCATGAtcctgcctagagactgcaatagcaagatatacagtgaaaaggagttatattttggtctgttcagttcagttcatacccaaaatcgattggattgCTTCTAAATCTTgagttctgcagaacaaagtaagtcaaacacatctgcgatggcatgagggcaagtaaatgatgagagaattttcatttttggttaactttccctttaaatttaGCGACAGTGGGCACATCTTATTTGCTtttgtattatacagtatatatcggCAATCAGCCACCCTGCACTCTAGATATTGGTATCAATATGCGCTATTGATAAACCCAATTCGGTTGATCAATAATATCCAGTATAAAAACAGAGCTCATCCTTAATCTGGTACCAATACTAATTTTTGTTTATCagtctacataaaaaaaaaaaatctttggacAACTCATTAAAATATCTTCAAGTTGGAGTTTAGTACATTATACGGTGATTACTATCACAAAGCTTGCATTCTTTAAATGTGAAGGAATGTCATTAAAAGCTTAAAAACTTAACTGATCAACTTACTCTACCATCATTGAAAGAGATTTAAAGTCATGTGTGAAAAAGCATGTCACAAGGCTGTAATTGTCCTGATGGATGCTTGGTGCATGCTTTTAACCATCTGCGTTCATCTAGATAGCCTACACACAGGAAAACTGTAGGCGGTCTGCTCTGTAAAACACATTCAAACCTCACCCACATAAGGTAGTGCAGTTATCCAATGAAATGAGGTGTACACCATTCCACCCTCTGAATCTCAACCAATCCTGTGTCATGTTCACACACTGCCCATTTCAAACTGAGCTCTAAGTCTCAAACACCTTTTCTTGTAGGTACCAGACATTATTAACAGCAACCAGAACTTAAGTAAAAACCTTGGTGATGTGTTATTGTATTTATCAAATACACACTACTTTAAAGACcttgttttttttcctcaatgACAGGCATAACCTGAAGTGCAAAacattatagttcacccaaaaatgaaagttctctcattatttactcaccctcatgccatccaagatgtgtatacacaaacaaagattttatgaaGAATAGCTTAGCTGTTAAACTTAAGCCAACAGGGTCaaaatatttgaagctccaaaaagcacataaaggcagcataaaagtaacccatacaaatccagtggttaaatcaatgtcttcataagcaatgtgataggtttgggtgagaaacagtaataaatatttaagcccctttttttttttaaataaatgtcaaatttcactttcttcttttgttttaggcgTTTCACATATTCgtccatatcaccacctacttggcagggaggacAGTTTATAGGAAAAAAGGCCTTAAATATCGATCtttttcctcacccacacctatcatatcgcttccg
The sequence above is a segment of the Xyrauchen texanus isolate HMW12.3.18 chromosome 29, RBS_HiC_50CHRs, whole genome shotgun sequence genome. Coding sequences within it:
- the LOC127623190 gene encoding aspartate aminotransferase, mitochondrial, whose translation is MTANGPGFKRIEEESVKPYQRCGGHREQSHPESGHSKRAQCESPLVTSPATSTVLPLFSRRYAMQCPWGRYKPLALQHIQQAKASPFAVYLSSSKSSALRAMALLKSSKILTRVGAQAPAMVVLQLRASSWWTEVQMGPPDPILGVTEAFKRDTNPKKMNLGVGAYRDDQGKPYVLNSVRKAEAQIAAKMLDKEYLPIGGLADFSKACAQLALGPDNEVLKSGRSITVQTISGTGSLRVGANFLSRFHNVTRDVYLPKPSWGNHTPIFRDAGMQLKAYTYYDPKTCGFDFKGALDDISKIPEKSVMVLHACAHNPTGVDPKPEQWKEMAGLIKKRNLLVFFDMAYQGFASGDIDRDAWAVRYFIEQGHNILLSQSFAKNMGLYGERVGGFTVVCKDAEEAKRVESQLKILIRPIYSNPPMNGARIASAILSTPDLYKEWLIEVKDMANRIIKMREMLASNLKKEGSTQNWQHVTDQIGMFCFTGLKPEQVERLIKEFSIYMTKDGRISMAGVTSGNVGYLAHAIHAVTK